The genomic interval ATGGGCGCGTGTGACGCCACTTGGCACTTGCATAGCAAAGTCTGATGGGTGATATGGGTGCCAGGTGTTTGCACTTTCAGGCAACGCCTGTGCCTCCTTTTACCTGTACCCAAATAGGGACTGAATAGGCTTTGGGCTAGATGCCAACTAAATGGCAACCGCTGCgggctgctgccgttgctgctcgAATGGAAATCAATTTTGGTGCCATATGAAATCGAATTTGTTTGTGAATACAATTACCTAAACTTCCTTTTCCGTTTCGTAACGCTAGCTTGTCATCTGTAGTATTTTTGGTCGGCGCATTGGGTGAGTGCGTCTTTGTATTGAAATCGAATTATTCTGTTTGATTTCCTGCCCCATGTCTATCGCACAGCCAGCGGTTACATTTGCACAAGCCAAAATGCTGCGGCAAAAGgcaatatatacacacacacacacacacacacacacacgcacataaaaTGCCAACAGCCTTAGGTTTCTGCCTGCTCATTTCCGCTGCTGTAAAAGCAAATTGTGCGTCCGCTGTCAAAATCGAAGTGCTATGAAAAACCGCACACCACGATTTGCATACGTCACTATCACCATATTGCGTTTGCGAATGCTTAATTTTCGTTGGTTTGTGCTGCGGCTGGGTTTCGGTTTAGGTCGATTTACCGCAGACTGTTCTGTTCTATTCTGTTCGGGTAATTAATGACATGCAACAAGGCCTTTCCACTGTGCGTATTACACGAACGCAGCTACGCCTCATGCACACCTTGGGCTAACTGGATTCTGGCCGCTGTATTCCAACACTTGTCGCAAACGCCCCAGAGCTGATGTCGCCCCAGCTGCCTCCAACATGCAAAGCCACAATCACAACAAGGCCCATTTTCTAGTGACTTGCTGCTACCATGCTgagttcttgtttttgttgcctacCCTTTGCTGCTGGCAACCGCAAGGAGCAATCACAACAACTTCCTATACTCCAAATTGATGTGCACCTTTCCTTCGCTTTCATTGCAGATACGGACGATGGGTGACACGCCGGGTGGCTGTTATTACCATTGCAGCTATTTGGCTGCTGGCAGCGTTCGTCTCGTTTGTGCCCATCTCGCTGGGGATCCATCGACCAGACCAGCCGCTGATTTTCGAGGATAATGGCAAGAAGTACCCCACATGCGCACTGGATCTGACGCCCACGTATGCTGTCGTCTCCAGCTGTATCAGTTTCTACTTTCCCTGCGTGGTCATGATTGGCATTTACTGTCGGTGAGTATGGACGAAAAAGGCCGATGGATGTCATAAAATGCTCTGAAACATGTGCACGTAAAGTACTTATAGTTGGCCCAAAAGCCGCAATTGCACAATTATTCAGCGCTAAAATATGACAttagaaacaaaaagaaaagccacACAAGAAAATGAAATTCCTGGCAATAACAGGAATGCGAAAAGTTTGAAATGATATTTGCTTTGACGGCGCGTGTCGGAAACGACCCCAACTGTAGGCCAAAAAAATACTCTTAccttaaacatttatttgacctgttataattttgttaaatattaaaaatttgctaTGAAATTAACCttcattttatacaaattatatataacctAGTTCCCAGGAATAGGTCTAACAAGTAGACCCTAACACATTTAATTAGGCTCATTAATCTCAAAAACATTAGCTGAGAATAAGGTTAAGTTTCACCGTGCCAACTATCAAATGGGGCTcaaggaaaaaataataagaatttgaatatttttatgtgtttcGCAAAGTCGTAAAacgtaaataataaaatgtggTAAACACTTTCGAAATTGTTGTCGCAATGCTGAAAGGCCGCAAGGACTTTGGAGCTGATGTTGCCCAGGCACGAGAAGGGATAAGTGCGAGCTGGCTGTTGCGAGGACGGGAAATAAGGCAAACAAATAAGCGCACGCATTAGTGTCCAGCTAAGTAATCCCATAGCAGAGCCAAAGGCGGACCGGCGGTCAAAGACTGGGGCGTGTGCAAAAAGGGCTAGACAAAACGACCAAGGAGGGCAACCGGACGCCAACATCatcaacaccaacagcaacaacagcaaagacaactacaacagcagcactTCGATATGGCTGCTCATCAGCAATATACCCGTCGGCGAGTGGCACGTTGCCATTTTAGCTTAACGAGATTTGCGGCCAATGGGCGAACGCAACAAATGGACACAAGCTGCTGGCTACACCCATGAGCCCATGAGCGCTTTCTACCGCCCATCAAGTTCGGGGCTCATGACATCGACTAGAGTGTCTGTCTGGCTGCTGTCATTGGAATGTTCTATCAAATTTCGGTTAAATTACAGAATAAATAGACTTTTATCATCATAATTTGTGCACAGCCTTGTTATCCTTTTTCTTGTGTGGCCAGAGCATATGTATCCTTGCTGATCAGTAAACGAGCCACCAAGCACGTGCCCTGTATAAGCCAGTACACAGACAACAAACCAGCCATGtcaaatattaagtatacgcactATGTTATGTGCCCCAGACATTTGTCAATTGTGGGCGAACAAGGTGGCTAGCCCAACAAGAGTTCCCCGGGGCAGGCTGTTTAATTGGCATGCCAAGACAAGTAAATAATTATCATATCagttacaacaacagcagacagTCGCAAACACTCAGTTGACTTAAAATTAGACAGCTAAATATCGAATTCCCTTCACTGCACTCACACAAAGTGGAGTATATTTCATTAGATAAAAGCTGCTTAAGGGCAATATCCATGTTACAAAAAGAATTTTATGAATAGGTAGAATAATTACAGAGTAATTTATAATCAGAATGGAACCCAAGCCCAAGAATTTAACTAATAAAACAGGAAATCAACATCGACTAAATTAATGAATTTTGACTGCACAAATCCAAATGATGtaaaaacattgaaaattaaattaaggctaatttcatttgattcaTTTACCTTTAGTTTAATGTCTAATATTTAGGTAATATGTAcctatttgcatttgaataaCCTAAACCCTGGCTTTTTCCACTTGTCAGACTCTACTGCTATGCCCAGAAACATGTCAAGTCTATAAAGGCGGTAACACGACCCGGCGAGGTGGCCGAGAAGCAACGGTACAAGAGCATACGCCGGCCCAAGAATCAGCCAAAGAAGTTCAAGGTGCGCAACTTGCATCACAGCTCGCCGTACCACGTATCCGATCACAAGGCAGCGGTCACAGTGGGCGTCATAATGGGCGTATTCCTCATATGTTGGGTGCCATTCTTCTGTGTCAACATTACGGCTGCCTTTTGCAAGACGTGCATCGGCGGCCAGACATTCAAGATACTTACCTGGTTGGGCTACTCGAACTCCGCTTTCAATCCGATCATCTACTCAATTTTCAACAAGGAATTCCGGGATGCGTTCAAGCGCATACTGACAATGCGTAATCCGTGGTGCTGCGCCCAGGACGTGGGCAATATACATCCACGCAATAGCGACCGCTTCATCACGGACTATGCCGCCAAGAATGTGGTGGTCATGAACTCGGGCCGCTCCAGCGCCGAGCTGGAGCAGGTATCTGCAATTTGACCAAAACGCTGCTGCAATGCAACCAGTTGGCtcttgtgcagctgctgctgcaccgaCAGTGGCCTCAAtgtggatgatgatgatgatggcgcATTGACCAACCGTTACGTTCCATGAGATTCGGTCGCGGCGGCCACAACAACCATCGTGGAGACCGTGGAGGCCGCACAAATGGAAACGGAGCTGGTCTAAAATTGGTCAGAAATTGGGTTCCTACACGCATCAATAAATGCGTAGCAATCCCAGCCCAAAGCACGATTAACTAATCCCAAAGCAAGTGAAAAACCTGTAAGTATTATCAGCGCATCCTAGAATCCTAAGCAATCTACTAACCGCTATTTCTAAGAGTGTTTATACTTAACCGTAGCCATAAGTTATATCTTCATAACTGTATGAAACTACTTACTAACTAACAACCGAGTCGTGATTAGGTCTAAGATCCCCACACCAAAGAGCTTCTGAATAGTTAAActgttaagtttttgttacGATTTAGCcatgctatggcagctatcaGTAAATGTTATAAACAGTATAACACAATTTGAATGTGGCCAACGCTCGAACGGATTAAGTGTTCCTTTGACCCCTTGACAAGGTACAGCAGCTAAGTCAAATAATGACACacgttaaatatatatttctaaaaaCGGAcaatacacactcacactcacactctcCACACACACGGTTTGACATAGTTCCCATTCACAAGTGGCAACAAAACGTAGCATACAACTCAGCGCTCACTGGCAAGGGCCATATACGGGTGGCAAACAAAGCTTTAGATTTGAATTATTGATGGGAATTTATGTGGCATTGAGCAGCGTTGAACATTAGATGTGGCACAAAACTGCCAACTGCAGTCATAAATCAGTCAAAAAATTATAACGATTTACGAGCATTATAAGTATAATGTTTAAATCCCTCCGCAATACACAATGCAATGTTTACCGTTTAGCTTATTCTGGTATCGAGTTTCTCAATCggatttatatttatgcaaatttatcgCGTTTATTTGTGCATAGATTTATTTCTGTTAcagaaattttaataaaagttcCACATAAGAGTTTTGATTGACGATAACTGCAATCATCACatttataaaatcaaatgcTGTTATTGGCAGTTCCGATTTGAAGTAATTCATTGATTTGTTTTATAATgaggaaaaaaagaaatatgatggcaaataaaaaaaaaacattccaGCGTGCACTGCATGGCtgaaacaaaacattttcatcGATAGTTTTGCGgcagaaaaatatttaattatattgaatAATTACGAAGCACACTTCAACgtcattttgaaattttaattagtaTTCAACTGTGATTGGCAGACGCGAAATTTGAGCACAATAGGAAAGCCAAGTTGCTGAAGAGGTCGTTAGAAAGGTTAACCAAAGCGTTGGGCTCTGATTACCGAATGATTTAATGAGCCCCACCTGAAGCGCCATAATGTGAATTCGCATTGTTGACGGCGATAACACCTTGGCTGCTCCACTCGCTCCCCTACTGTCTGTCTGACAGCCAGAAGATAATGAACATGTGGCCCCCGCTCAGTCCTTGCCCGACAGCTGAAGTGAAACAAATGTAAACAGTTTGCTTTTCATGCCAAACAACACCAACTGCTCTCAGCCCTTAGTCATATAATGAAAAATTACGCTGCTAGAGCTCAACATTTCTACTTCTTTGCTTTGCCTTCGGTTGAGGCTTCAGATACATTTTCACTTAAGTATTTGTGTATGCTGAAATCCCTTGCGGCATCCTTCAACCGCCTCTTTTGCGCAACTCAACTCTTTGCtctgttaattatgtgtagtcCCTGACAATCCGCTCAAATATTCGCAATCAAGCTTATgtcttctttttatacccaatagcatttaaattggcCCAGACGGGTATAAAGCAGTTCAAATGTATTTAGAGGAATATTCCGTacttttccaaaaaatcaCAAAGAACTGCTAAAAGTCAAAAAATTGGTGTAACTTGGTtccatattgtttttctttatgaATGATGTTCAATTATTTCTTAATACAAATTCCAGTATCTCTGTAATGGTAACTTCCTTTACGCTTTCTTAAGTGATATATAAACCACAGGGTATCCTCTCGGCAAGCTGTTATtgcttcttattatttttgttttgtttaatatttgttttggcaGTTTATTaaaagcagctgctgtcgtcattttaattacaatatacttatttatacTGGCTCGTACAGCAAAGGAATTCACTCATTCATTTAGCCACGCCCACCGCCTTTGTGTGTATGGTAAGGCTTGCCAAAGCTTTTTGGCTCATTTCCTTTTAACATCTGGCACGCAATCAATTCCACTTTTGTTTGCGCCGTACATGTTGATCGCACGTGCCAACTTTTCCGGCATCGAAGTTGGGAGCTGTGGCTGTAACTCAGGGAAAGGCTTGAATTGCGCTGCGCGACTACTGTGCCCAGCACGCACCGCGGTAGCGGCAGGAGTTGCGATGGAGACACCATTGTCAATGCTATTGCCGCTGCGATTGGCATTGACTTTGGTGTTTGTAGCCCgcccaaatggcaaatggcatgATAAATATTCTAAGCAAAAACGCCACGCGCCTGTAATATGTGGTTATATTTAGAGGCCGCATTGCTGTGCTCATTTCTGGTTACACAATTCTGTACAAGGTTGCATTGCGTCCACACCTCGCACCCTTGGAAGTGCCGCGTACGGGCTTTCACTCGCCTTTTGTCTTTGCCAAACTCTTTATAGATGTATTTGCTATGGGGGGCGTAAGAGCATGTCAACCATCTTTAGGGTATCTTGCTCCTTATTCTGCCTCTTTTTCcactttttccatttttttatttcttattttttggctGCTTGAACTCCAATctcttcaatttgtttgaagaTTCGCATTTGCTTACTTTCCTGCAACGTTGAACCTTTCTACTTGGCATTGCATTTCGCTTGGAGCGCtctttgcttttggctttttagGCGTCATTGATTTTGGGCATTGATTTTTTGCGACtcttaattgaaatatttatcgttttttttttgtttggaaacGATTGGCCAGGAAGTTGGCCAATTTGAGTGTGCGTGTTCTGTAATTATGTCAGCGAGCTCCATGCTactgtgtacatgcatatatttgtaCTTACTTCGCTACGTGCCGTGCATGATAACAATCGAATGGGTCCCTGGATGCCTGGCTTGGTAGACCTCAATCAGCGCAGCGTTGCGCAAAACAAACTAAAGATGCCCGTTCATTAGCATATTTGGCGAACAAAGAATCGGTCGTGCTTTAACAGTCTGTCGACAGACGCTGCTTGATGGCCCACTAGctgcattgcgcatacgcaccGTTGCACATGCTGTTGCTTAAACAAACAGATTTCTTGTAATTGCTTTCgcaattcaattatttgccACAAAGACTCAAAGTAAGCCTCggcaaaagagaaaaaatatatacacaaccATCAGTGTCAACAGCCAgagcaaacaattaaaatttcaatgcaaatacaaatacaattcaATTACTGCGCCTGTTCgatttacaaaaaataaataaataaaataacacaaatgaatgttaaataaacatttacctgcaattaaagcaacatttaaaaaaatggcTCTCGCATTAAAAGCTTTACACAATTGAAAAGTCCTTTAATTGAATTCGAGAATCAAGAGtgtcataaataatataagttTAAAAGTCCTAAGgattcaattaatatttttttaaatttttaacttGAATATTAAGCGTTAAAAGTCGTCAcataattaaatcatttttgacACATTTTATCCATACGATTTACATTCCATTCGATGCAATAAGACTTGGTCCTTGTCACTGAGAACTTCTATTTAATAGCTGGCTAacattaaattttgaattttaaattcaGCCTAATAATCTGAAAAGCTAACAAGGTAGCAGCCCTTTGAAAAATCCTttagatacatatatgcttTGAGACCTTTCAATGTttgtatacaatttatttatatttacactACGGGACGCTTTTCGTGCGCTTTGAGCAAAACTACAAATCAAATAATGTGAGTGCACAGAGTTCAAAATGTCAGGCGATAAATGTCAACGTTTCGCATAAATTGCATGTCGATTGCGAAGGAGCCAACGAACTTGGCCATCAGGCTTACGCGCGCAAAGCacactgattgattgattgatggatggatggatgaaTGAATGGCTGACGTTGCCACGAGCTGACTGGCAGTTacatttgaaacatttttttcgGGAGTTTTTAAGTGGTTGCCACGCTGCACAGATTGACATTTCATTTGCAAAGTGAACGACGAACTGAACAAACTGAACTGAGAACCTTGCAGCTGCCACTAACCCTTCCTATGGTTGGCTGGTTGCTCCCATCCACTGCGAAAACGTAAGTCGAACCCACCGCGCAACAGTTGTCAACAGTGGGCAATAACTCACGCAAAATGTCGTCCTGAGCTCTAGTTGGGTTTTAGTGAAACTTTAGTGGCACGCAGACCCATGCGAAACGCTCTCCACTCATAATACCCGAATAATACCCGCCACACCCTCTGGGCGTTGAATATATTTTGGTGTTTTTATGACTTTGCGCCTTAAAGTGTTTATTTCGTTTTACGACTTTCTACAAATTTTCCTTGGCGCGTGTCATTCGGCTGCCTACTTTCAGCAAAAGCGCTGGTCGCTCGTATTACGTTTACGTAGACGTAACGTGCACTTCTACGTATACGTAGCTCAAAACGTTTTATTGCCAGCGTTGTGGGGCGTGCTAATTTATACATTCGCTTGGGGTTTCCGTTTAATGCCCTGGGTCACGACCCAATGCTTCATAAAAACACGCTTTTAATCACAATTTTTGCTTATGCGCCTGGATTTCGGCAAAGCGTTTGATGGATGTCAAAAATTTTGCATACACGGGCTAACTAGATAAAGATGGTGTACAGCTGGCTGCCCCGACCTACACCTTGACCTTGTGGACGGCATTTTGTGGCCAAGTGCAGGGGCAGCTGCCCCGCTGACCTAGCAATGCAGCGACTTTGACTTTTAACAAGGGCAACtctgcgtatgcgcaatttttggcatttggcaaaAACTTAAAGCGCTTCAAGCTGGCCCAGCGAATTTTCAGCTGCCACATAAAGTTTCCTACTGTATGTGTCTTTTTTACCATTTGTGGCAGTGCCCAAGTTTGTGACGGCAAAAGTTTCCCGAgctgcaacaataacagtgcAGTAAAGTTTTGACAACAACTCGCTGCCACCCACCACACCGCAGCTCAGTCGGCTTAGTCACATTCAGCCACCTGGCTAACGGGCCACGCCCTGCTTTAGCTATTGTGTGGGAAACAAAATGCTCATAGCCTCCGCCTATGGCCAAAAGTTTTCAACGCTACTGCGAATTTTCATAATGCACATTTGGACTGGATTCACGATGCTTTAGTCTCGATTCTCGGCTCTCGGATCTCGCCTCTCCGTGCTGTTTGCTATTGCCATTTTGTGTTTGGCTTATGCCATTTCAATTAtggcaatttaattgaaaaacaaattcaattttcaagcCGACTTTTGGTGGAAAGTTTTAGTTGCTTTTGGGTCGCTTCGCTCCAACTGGCTGACTGATGAATGGCACGAAACTTTTGCTGAACGGCTTCAAATCAAAAATGTACTGCAAAAGCGACAAGAGAGGCATACAATTGTTCTGAGCGGTCACAGAGTATATTTAAAGCCAAGTGGACTGAACTTTTGGTTCTTCATCTTCTGCTCCTCTTTGATTGCAACTCGCACACAAAATAACAATGATTAATTAATCCTTCATTTGGATACACCACCTCTCATTCCATTCTCTGCTTACTGTCACGGCTTACTTAACTTAAACTGCACTCAATCGATTTACAAGTACACGAAAGAGACTTGCATGacatgcattttaattaaaaagccGTGATAAGAACAGAGATAGGGACTCCTGAGTATTTCTCTGCACGTACCCACTGCTTGCCATTTCATTTTCCATTGGCTACCgatacttttatatatatacatatgacaatttatgtatgtatatatagaccTCTGTTAAGGCAGAGTTTCGCCTCAACATGCAGGAACACATAGCTTGCAATTTTAAACCCAAATTGAATTACCGCGTCATCGTAGCCGTCCGCCCATCGAAGCCACATTTCTCTGCAGCGCGCCTTTCATACCCTGCACTCTGTGaaacataaaaatttataCTAGCGGCGAAGTAGATGTACAAAATAGTATGATTGAGAACATTCCAAGATGGTACACTTCATCGATCGTGACATTGAGTTAAGCCGCAGGAATTACTTTAGTGAATATGGGAATTTAAATACTCGTTTTACTTTTTATGCAGTGTCTTCTAGTCAGTCAGCCCTATTTAGTTTCTTAGTTTTTGCAGCAACCTTGTGTCTCTGTTGGTTATCGTGTCTTGTGTAAAAGTTGTCGTAAAGCATATTTTATGACCTGCAACTAAAGTTATGCGCTAATGAAAAAGCGGTATAGTTGGTGTGTTgtcttttaacatatttacagttcaaactgatttaaaaaagcttttatttatttcaacttTTCATGTTTTCAGGCAGACTATTTAAAAAATCTGAAATTATAGAAGAAACTTTTAAGTTTAAATGTCAGTCCTCAGCCAAAGACACAAAATTTGCTACTTTTTAGTAGTAGCACTCAGACAAATGTCCAAAACTTTTAAGCCCTGGCAAAACATAGCCATAAGTTTCAAAGTATTAAAGACCTATGCCAAAAAGTTTtgcatattcaataaaattgaaacttttttcaACTTTCGATTCTAAATACAAAACAGTCTTccaaatataaaacatttaaatttatgtgaaTGAAATGTTTGCTGTATATGCTCTAATATTTATGAACAAACAACAAACCACTTTTTAtgaattaattataaataaaattcatacCGTTCAAATGAAcacattttattattcataaGCAGCAATTATTATAATGACTCatcaatttgaataaattccaataattattattataattgttgctgtttaatTCACAATTTCCAAATAATTTTCACAGCCAATTAGCTCGCTTTTATTGTGCGTGCCAAAAAGGCAAATTATATTTGACAGTTTGCCAAAATGTCATGATACCCCGCCAGATTGTGTTTATGCTCAGTTTATATTAGAGTTTCAttaattgataaatattttcattagcCTTCCTACCATTTGCTcttgctcatatatatgtataataataacagtCGTCAGCTGCAACAATCCCCACCATAAAACCATCGAGCATTTATTATCTTAATGCAATATAAGTAAACAATTTAACGATGGACTTCTATTTTTGTTCACATAGTAATATTTGAATTCCAAACAAATGCGAAACGGACCATAAATAAACGAGAGTGGCCACAGCCACAGTCTAACGCCAAAGCCCAGCAGCTCGTGGGTATGGGCATGCCCCTGACAGGCAACTGGACGAGGGTAAGAGCATGAGTGTAGGCCAGGCTGTGGGCCAACAATGCAGGCGTGAACGTAAATTTCAGGCTTGAGTGAGCCCCAACTCAACTTCTGGCTTCGCAATTCCGGTTGCATGCCGTCGTCCGGGCTTTGTAATTGCTAAAAGTGCCaaagtttattattaaataatgttgTTCGAATAAAACTGTTgaagaaaaatcaatttcgGGCAGCAGGCTAACGGGTTGTGTCCAAcctgtgtg from Drosophila virilis strain 15010-1051.87 chromosome 2, Dvir_AGI_RSII-ME, whole genome shotgun sequence carries:
- the Dop1R1 gene encoding dopamine receptor 1 isoform X1; its protein translation is MTNAVSAATAIAALAAAAAAASTHGSSNNKTLGQSSLLSGSNSGNGSRRNHSALLLAADHLPLQLTTTAKVDLEFEIDIQLLTNGYDGTTLTSYFNETSWTNASEMDTIVGEEPEPLSLVSIVVVGVFLSLLIFLSVAGNILVCLAIYTERSLRRIGNLFLASLAIADLFVASLVMTFAGVNDLLGYWIFGAEFCDTWVAFDVMCSTASILNLCAISMDRYIHIKDPLRYGRWVTRRVAVITIAAIWLLAAFVSFVPISLGIHRPDQPLIFEDNGKKYPTCALDLTPTYAVVSSCISFYFPCVVMIGIYCRLYCYAQKHVKSIKAVTRPGEVAEKQRYKSIRRPKNQPKKFKVRNLHHSSPYHVSDHKAAVTVGVIMGVFLICWVPFFCVNITAAFCKTCIGGQTFKILTWLGYSNSAFNPIIYSIFNKEFRDAFKRILTMRNPWCCAQDVGNIHPRNSDRFITDYAAKNVVVMNSGRSSAELEQVSAI
- the Dop1R1 gene encoding dopamine receptor 1 isoform X2, which produces MTNAVSAATAIAALAAAAAAASTHGSSNNKTLGQSSLLSGSNSGNGSRRNHSALLLAADHLPLQLTTTAKVDLEFEIDIQLLTNGYDGTTLTSYFNETSWTNASEMDTIVGVFLSLLIFLSVAGNILVCLAIYTERSLRRIGNLFLASLAIADLFVASLVMTFAGVNDLLGYWIFGAEFCDTWVAFDVMCSTASILNLCAISMDRYIHIKDPLRYGRWVTRRVAVITIAAIWLLAAFVSFVPISLGIHRPDQPLIFEDNGKKYPTCALDLTPTYAVVSSCISFYFPCVVMIGIYCRLYCYAQKHVKSIKAVTRPGEVAEKQRYKSIRRPKNQPKKFKVRNLHHSSPYHVSDHKAAVTVGVIMGVFLICWVPFFCVNITAAFCKTCIGGQTFKILTWLGYSNSAFNPIIYSIFNKEFRDAFKRILTMRNPWCCAQDVGNIHPRNSDRFITDYAAKNVVVMNSGRSSAELEQVSAI
- the Dop1R1 gene encoding dopamine receptor 1 isoform X4, encoding MCSTASILNLCAISMDRYIHIKDPLRYGRWVTRRVAVITIAAIWLLAAFVSFVPISLGIHRPDQPLIFEDNGKKYPTCALDLTPTYAVVSSCISFYFPCVVMIGIYCRLYCYAQKHVKSIKAVTRPGEVAEKQRYKSIRRPKNQPKKFKVRNLHHSSPYHVSDHKAAVTVGVIMGVFLICWVPFFCVNITAAFCKTCIGGQTFKILTWLGYSNSAFNPIIYSIFNKEFRDAFKRILTMRNPWCCAQDVGNIHPRNSDRFITDYAAKNVVVMNSGRSSAELEQVSAI